The region TGTTGTTGGTCAACGCCACCGTGCTGGCGGCTGTTGCGCCGACGGCGGACAAGCTCCTCAGGGAGGGCGCGCGCGGCGAGAACGTGAAGATGGTCCAGAAGCTGCTGGCCGATACCGGCTATTACGCAGGGCAGATCGATGGCATCTTCGGCGGCGCTACCCTGGAGGCGGTCAGAAGATTTCAGACTTATAACGGTCTGAAGGCGGACGGCGTAGTCGGCAAGGAAACCATTGCCTTTCTCCAGCGTGAGCGGACCAGCGCCACTCCCAACCGCTACAGCCGCGAACTGACGATGACCGCTACCGCCTACACCTCTGAGGATGACGGCAACGGCAGCCACACCTACCGCGGCAACGAGCTCCGGAGAGGTCTGGCCGCGGTTGATCCCCGGGTTATCCCGCTCGGCACGCGGTTATTCATCAAAGGCTACGGTTATGCAATCGCCGACGATATCGGCGGCGCCATCAAAGGCAACAAAATCGACCTGGCGTTTGAAAACCGGGCCGAGGCCCTCCAGTTCGGCGTACAGAAAGTTACAGTCTATATTCTCGATTAAAAAGCAGGTTTAACCTGCTCTTTTTTCGTAGAAAATGTAAAGTGCTGGCGGTGGCGTATATCATACAAAACTATCCGGAAGGAGAATTCGATGTACGAAGTAACTTACATCGGCCTGGCAGTTAAAGATTCCGACCGGTCCGGCCGTTTTTGCCGGGATGTGCTCGGCTGGACCTTGTTTTTCGCCGGCCCGGACGGGGAGAGACAGGAACTAATCCAGGAGGCGGCGTTGTGACAGACAGAATCGATGTACTCAAAGAAAAATTGCAGAATCTTTACAAGCGCAATCCGTTCGTCGGGCTTCTGAAAATGAAGGTGGAGGATGTCAAGGAAGGGGAAGCGACGCTTTCCATGCCGATCGTCCAAGCAATTCATGGCAACCTGTTCGGGATGGCGCACGGCGGGGCCACCGCATCACTGGCCGATACGGCTATGGGGTTGGTCTGTATTTCCCTTGGCAAGAAGGTCGTTACCCTGGACTTAAACATCAACTACATTTATGGCGCCACTGACGGAGAGACAGTGACCGCCGTGGCGAAGGTCGTGCACAACGGCCGGCAAACCGTTGTTGTGGAGGCGGAGCATCGCGATACGGCCGGTAGACTTTTGGCGAAAGCGAGGGGGACCTTCTTTGTCGTCGGTAGCATTGAACTCGGGTAAACCGCGGGAACTAATGATACCGACGGCGGTGGGCAACCTGAACGCCGCCTTGTACCCTCCTGAGGGCAGCCGCCGCGATTACACCGTTATATTCTGTCACGGTTTCCGGGGCTCCAAAGAAGGGGGCGGCAGGGCTTCTTCACTGGCTGCCAGGGTGGCGGGGCTTGGTTTTGCCGCCCTGTTGTTCGATTTCACACCGCTCAGCATGCTTTCCGCCCAGGTCGGTGAACTGCGGGCGGTAGTGGACTACTGCCGTCATGAGGTCGGCAGGCAAGTGATTCTTTTCGGCCGCAGCATGGGCGGCAGCGCCGCCCTGGCAGTTGCCGCCGCCGACAAGTTCATCGGCGGTCTCTGCCTGTGGGCCACACCGTTCGATCTCCACGAGACTTTCCGCCTCTCCCTGGGGGATGGGTATAATCGTTTGCTGGACGGCGAGCCGGTCAGCATCGCCGACGAGTTCGGTGAGCTCCGCCTTTCCCCGTCTTTCCTCCACGATTTCGACCGTTTCGATCTCCTGGCGTGCGCAACGCAGGTCAGTGGCCGGCCGCTTCTCGTGGTGCACGGAGAAAATGACGAAATCGTTCCCTGTCGACAGGCCGCCGTAATATTCGGACAGGCGGGTGAGCCCAAAAGCATGGCCGTTATACCGGGAGCCGACCACCGCTTCCTTCACGGCCACGGTCAAGCGTCAGCGGCGGTGCTCGCTTGGCTTGCGGCCAGTTTTCCGGTCGGCGCGACGGATAAGCCAAGCTGCATATAATCGCGAAATGGGCTTATACTACCCAGGAAAGTAGTCTGCTTGACAAGGGAGGCTAGCCCTTTGGACTTGGTACCCGCCCATTTGCTGCCGCTGCTCTTGGCGCTTGTGTCCGGCGTGCTGATGGCTGTGCAGGGTTCGCTCAATACTGCGCTGAGCAAGACAGTCGGCCTGTGGGAAGCGACGTTCGTCGTTCATGCCGTCGGGACGCTAGTCTTGCTTGTCGTTTTGTACCTCCTCAAAATGGGGCAGGGCGATTTAGGCGCTTTGCCACAGGCGCCGTGGTATTCTTATCTCGGAGGGGTAATCAGCGTTTTCATCATCTATCTGGTGGCCGCCAGCATCCCCCGCGTGGGCGTTGCAAACGCCACCACCGCCATCATCGTCGGTCAGGTGCTGACCGCCGTTATAATCGACCACGTAGGAGGCTTTGGGTTGCAGAAGATACCCTGCGGCTGGAACCAGGTCGCCGGGTTGGCTCTCCTGGCGGTTGGGGCAAAGCTGCTGCTGAAATAGATTTTCCTTCACAAAAAAAATAATATAAGGTATACTTATTTTTAGGGTTTTTGGCCCGCCATCATAGGTATATTTTGCCACGCCGAATCTTAACAAGGAGGATAAGTAATGGATTTTAACTTTACTCCCGACCAGCTTGCCCTCAAGAAGATGGCTCAGGAAGTAGTTGCCAAAGAGATTACTCCCTACGCCCTTGAGATGGACCACAACGGGAAAATGCGGCCTGGTCTGCTCGAAAAGCTCGACGAAGCCGGTCTCGTTGGCCTGGTCGTGCCGGAAGAATTCGACGGTCCGGGGCTTGATGCGGTCACTATCGCCCTCATCTACGAAGAACTCGGCAAAGGATGCGCCGGCGTAGCCACCAGTGTCGCCGCCAATGCCCTGGCCTCATATCCTGTCATTCTCATGGGTACCGATGCGCAAAAAAAGCACTACTTTGATATCATCAACAGCGGAAAACTAGCGGCGTTTGCCCTTACCGAGCCGGGCGCCGGTTCCGACGCCGGCGCGGTAGCCACCACCGCTGTAAAGGACGGCGACGACCACTATATTCTCAACGGCACCAAATGCTTCATCACCAACGGGGGTATCGCCGACGTCTTCGTCATCTTCGCCAACGCCCGCAAATCGGCCGGCATCCGAGGCCTGACCGCCTTCATCGTCGACCGCGGCACCCCTGGGTTCTCGGTTGGCAAAGAAGAAGAAAAGATGGGCATCCGCGCCTCCAACACCTGCGAACTCATTCTCGACAACGTTCGTATACCCACCACCAATCGCCTTGGCAGAGAAGGCGAAGGCTTCAAAATAGCCATGAAAACCCTTGATGCCGCCCGCCCGCTGGTCGGGGCCGTATCGGTCGGCATTGCCCAGGCAGCTTTCGACGCCGCCGTAAAATACTCCAAAGAACGCGAGCAGTTCGGCAAGCCTATCGCCTCCTTTCAACTTGTACAGGCAATGCTCGCCGACATGGCCATCGCCGTAGAAACGGCGCGGCTTCTGGTTTACAAAGCCTGCTGGCTCAAAGACCAGAACCTGCCGTTCGCCAAAGAGGCGGCCATGGCAAAATGCTACGCGGCCGACGTCGCAATGAAAGTCACCACCGACGCTGTTCAGGTTCTCGGCGGCTACGGCTATATCAAGGAATATCCCACCGAGAAATACATGCGTGACGCCAAAATCATGCAGATATATGAAGGCACCAACCAGATCCAGCGTCTTGTAATTGCCAACCAGATATTGTATTAACCAGCCCCCTTGACAAGTCTTGTTTACGGTAATATAATGTTTCTTGCGGCAGTTGATATGGCTGCCGCAAAAATATGGGGTTATAGCTCAGTTGGTTAGAGCGCCTCGTTGACATCGAGGAGGCCAGCGGTTCGAGTCCGTTTAACCCCACCATAAGAAAAATCAAGGCTCCGAGGCATTTCGCCCGGAGCCTTTTTCTTGTCTTTTACCCCAACCTTACCCCTACTGACTATTTTTCTTGTTTGGGCGGAGACTGGCGGATATCAAACTCTAAATCCAAGGCCAGAGTCTCAATCTCACCGCCTATGACGGTGTCGGGAGGGGAGTTCACGATGAGTTGAGCCAACCTTAGAGCCTTCTCAATTACCCCATCATTTGGGGTGGAAGTTGGGGTGGATTTTTGGTTGGCTTTCGTTAGTTCTTGAGCTATTACCGTAAGTGCGGCGGCGATCTGTGGAACATGCCTGTCGTAAAAACGCTGCCCCATCTTAGTTTCGTGAAACTGTGGCATACTGATTACCCCCTGTCCATAATAAAATGGTCTATTGTACTTGAACCCATTACCGTCACACTACCTTGGTCGATGCACCACCGCACCGATTCTTCCCTATCCTTGTCAAAGTCACCGGAGTTAAAAAGCTTGGATTCCGATGACTTGCCGCCGTTCTCGTAAGTGATGACAGTAGCCTCGATCCCACGATAGGTAGTGGTATCCGGCTCATCATATCTGGCGGTGATAAAGCCTGTCTTAATCGGCCCCATTCTTCTTATCCTTCTCGCTTACCTTCTGTACTAAGTCTACCACATTTTGGACGGCGGCGCGTTGCCTTCTGGCGGAAGCTTTCACATACCGCCTAGTTGATCTGTAGTCTTTGTGGCGAAGTCTCTCCTGTACGGTGAACGAGTCGGCGCCGGATTCCATCATCAGATAGCCATGGGTATGCCGCATGTCGTGAAAGCGTGTTCCATCAAGCCCCGCATCCACCGCCGTGTCGGCAACCATCTTGGTAAACCACCGTGGCGATACCGGCGTTGAAGGATTCTTAGTGGAAGGGAAGAGGTGAATGCTATTCGGAAAAACTTCGGCGTGCCATTTGAGGTAGTCTTGAATGACGGTGCATTGGCTATCGGTCAAGAGTACCGGATTGTAGGATGTTTCGTTTTTTAGACCCTTCTTGACACCCTTGCCGTTGACGGTTCCAAAAGCTTCTCTCGGCCTAATCATCTTCCGGCGAGTATCGATGTCGCTCTTTCTGAGTCCTAAGACCTCGCCCCGGCGGAAGCCGCAGGTAGAACCTAACCACAGAGCCATTGCTAAACGCCTATCCGGCTTCCGTTCCTTTACGCCTTTGTTGGGCGGTAGCAGGCGCTTCTTGGCGTGGTCGAGAAGACTCTGGAGGTCTTCCAATTCCAGCGGGTTAGACTTCTCATGGTCAGGCTTGTCCTTCGGCAACTTGATCTTTTTGCGGGATCGGGCGGGGTTTCGTGCGATGAGTTGGTCTTCGACGGCGATGTCCAGTACCGAGGCGACCAAAGTCTTCGCCATCCTCACGGTGTAGGGGGCATAGTCATTGTTCTTCTCGTTGATGAAATTTTGGATGGTTGTTTCGTTGATGTCGCTGACCTTCATGCCGCCGAAATATGGTAATATATGCTTGTTGAATAGGTAAAGATACTGAGATTTAGTGGCATCGGCGACAGGGTCAAGTCCAAACGGCTTCCAATTTTCGTAAACCTCAGAAAAACAGACCTTGCTTGGTTCTATGTAAGTGCCACGATTGATTTCAGCTAAAATTTTCGACAATTTCTGGTTGACCTCTTGTCGCGTTTTACCATATACTGATTTTCGCTCACCGCTTTTTGTGGTATACCGCCCTTCCCATGATCCATCCTTGCGCTTGCGGATGGAACCTTCATTCTGGCCCCTTTTACCCATGTCAGAACCTCCTTGATACAGCTTATGTGTTAATAATAACACCAAACGTATCAAATGACAATGGGCCGGTTCGAAATAGAACTTTTGAACCTAAAGTCCTATTGACAGAACATGTGTTCGTAGTCTATACTATTCTCAGAAAAGGTTATGACTGAACATGACCCTTATAAACCATGTCTGAAACGGACGGAGGTGATGCTATGATTGTGGACAACCTCGCCGAGGTTCGGCGACTAACCTACACGGTTACTGAACTCACCCAGGTACTTGGCGTGTCATATCCCACGGCGAGGAAACAGGTGCTTGAGTGGAAAAAAACGAAAAAGGTTCCTGTACGCAAGGTGGGTCGTGAATGGCGTATCCCAAAAGAGAGCGTTCACGCTTGGCTGAGAGGAACCGGCTAAAAGGGGAGAAAATTGCTTGACTAAGTTTGACAAACCCTACCTCATTTTGTACCCCCCCATGACCGCAGTCCTATTGAACAAGTCGTGGGATAATGTAGCCACAGTCGAAGAAGTAAACGCTCTCACCGCCGAATGGAAAGGCGTACAGGAAGACATGCTCCCTGTTGTGATACATATCCCCGTTCCCATCACGGCTTAAATCGGTTATCCTGTGGAGAGGAGAAGGCCGATTGTAAGGTGTCGGTCTTTTTCTATACCCATGTGAACCGATTTTAGTATCAAACAAATCTCAAGGAGGATTAGTAGTGTCCAAAGCAGAAACCCTTAAAAGGCTCACCGCACCGTTCTCGCCGAAGGATATTGAGTGGCGGATTATGCGGAGAACCAAGGACGGCACAAAAGCTGCCGTTATGCCTTTCGTCGATGCCAGAACTCTGGAAGAGCGGCTAGATGCAGTCGTGGGACCGGACAACTGGTCGGCACAGTACAGCCCCGTCGATATGGGCGTAATCACCATCGACACCAAGAACGGCCCCAAGGAAGTTGACGCAAAAGGTTTTCTCTGCACCATCACCATCCGCATCAATGCGGGTGAGAACCTCATCGTCCGCACCAACGGAGCCGGATGCACCGACATCGAACCCATCAAGGGCGGCATTACTCAAGCCTTCCGGCGTGCGTGTTCTTCCATCGGTATGGGTCGTTACCTGTACGACCTTCCGGACTTCTGGGTTCCGGTTGACCAGTACGGCAAGTTCACCCCTCCGCAACTCCCCGCTTGGGCTTTGCCTTCGGCTACGCCTGCACCCGCCGCAGCGGCTCCCGATATCGAAGATGACGGCGAACCGGATGAGGACTTCGACGGTAGCGAACCCATCGATGATGACGGCTCCAACGATAACGATCCGCTCATCGACTTCGGCGTAAACCGTGGCAAACGGTTTTCCGAACTGACCGGACGGTATGTGCAATGGCTTGCCAGCACCTGGACTCCGCAACCAGGCAATGCTCTGCACGAACATATCAAACAACTGGCGGTTCAAAGAGTAGCCAACTAATAGGCGGAGCCGGGGTTCAATGCCCCGGCTCTCTCTATACTTAGTATTATATTATATATAATATATATTATATATATATTAATTAATACTTAAAGAGAATTATATATGTCTTTAATAATACTGATAATTATCAGTATATATAAATCTTAGTATTCGTAATCCTAAAGGATTACTCATACTAAGATGGTGTTTCTCACCGCCAAAAGTTTTAACGGTTAAGAGAAACGAATGGCGGTTCAAATGAACCTTGACACGAATCACCGCCGAGTGCTAAACTGGATGTACAGACCGAACACATGTACGGAGGTGAGCCAATGACGTTGGACGAGTTCATGCAACTACCGCCTAACCTACAACTAGATAGGGCGGTGAAGTTGTTCATCGAGGTCTGTACGGCGGAACCCCTATTCCTACCGACCAAGAAAATCAATCCTGTTTACTTCCGCATTCGCAACTATATGGCAAGCCAGAAGGTGTCTCCGGTATCGGTATGGGAGTTCCTCCAGACATGGGAGCCTGGCTCCTTGATTTCAGTCGGCGAATTGATGGTACTGGCCAGAGACTTCCAGAACGCCAAGCGGTTCAGAGAGGGGGTGCAGAAAACCAAGCAGGCCGACATCAAAGAGTACGACCAATACCATCTAGACATGTTGAGGTGACAAAGTGGGCAACATTGCCGAAGTAATCATCGCCAAGGTCGATCCGGTGGAGTACCTTACCTATAACTACGGAGTCAAGTTCCGCAAAGAGCCACGGTCATACCGCTCCCAATGTCCGGTGCATGACGGCTCCAGAGGCGACAGCTTCTCCGTACTGGGGAATAGGCTTACTTGCTTCGCCTGCGGCTTCTACGGCAACATTATCGACGCGGTGGCGGAGATAGAGGGCATCGACCAAACCTCCGCCATCGAGAAACTGGCAAACGAACTGAATCTGCCGATAGGTAGCTACGAGGAGTTCCAACGTCAGAAGACGCTTGCCGAACAGAATAAGGCCAAGCTTGCCAAGTACCGCCGAGGAATCACCCCCTACAAGGACTATCTCAATGGGGACAGATCGATATCGGATGAAACCATCGAGGCTTTGCAACTGGGCGGCGACATCGATGGAATCATCATCCCCCTCATCAATTTGCAAGGCCAAGTGGTGGCTTTCGCCAGGCGGAACATGAACTACAAGGCCAAGGGGCAACCGAAGTACACCAACACCCGCAATAACGAACTGTACGAGAAAGCCGAGTTCCTCTACAACTTCAACAGGGCGTTGAAGGAGATGAGGAAGCAACGTAGGGTTTACGTCTGCGAGGGCTACTTCGATGCGGCGGCAGCCGACCAACAAGGACTTCCCTGTGTGGCCTATGCCTCTGCCGACCTGACCAGAGGCCACATCAAGGCTTTGAACGAAAGGGCAGAAGACCTATATCCCCAGTTTACCTTCTTTCTGGCGCCGGATAACGACGAAGAAGGTCAGAAGCGTATCCCCCGGATGCGTGACAAGTTCCGCCAATTGGCTCCGAGAGCCAACGTCAGGGTGGTGCTACTGCCGGAGGGTATCAAGGATTTTAACGATGCCCATCACGCCGGAATCCAGATCGGTGAGCTGCCAACCGAACCCCTTGACCTCTATGTACTAAAAAAGATAGTTAGTGACTGTCAGGGCGAGGACGAGGAATTCACAGCCGCCAAGGAGTTCATGTCCACGGTGACCAACGAAATCGTCAAGGCCGAATGCGCGAAGTACCTGTCGCATAAGTGGCAACGCCAAGAGGACACGGTGCAGGGGTGGCTACAGGCCAAGTCCAACGACGATGACATGGCGAAGAGGTTTAAGGAACCGGAAGCCGCTATCGATGACCTCCTTGCCCTCTACGCATCCGGAGCCATGACTCTGGGATGGGAAACCATCGACTGGGGAGCCAACTCCTTCTATAAGACCGAGGTAATCATCCTAGCGGCACGCCCTGGCGTAGCGAAGACATGGATAGCATGTATGGTGGCCTTGCATCTGGCGATCCGCGAGAAGAAGCGTGGCATATTCTTTAGCCTTGAGATGTCTGCCGGGAGCCTCTATAACCGAATGGTGGCTATTTTCCTTGGCAAGCCGATGTGGGAAGTTGAAAAACTAGTCAAGGAGAAAGACCCAACGGTACTAAATATAAAGGCGGCTTTGGAGAGTCGGCTCTATGTGGTGGATGACAACGACATCAACGTAGAGATGATGGACAAGATTATCGCCTACGCTAACCAACGGAAGTTTGATGAGCCGTGCGATTTCGTGGTCATCGACTACATGCAATTTATTAAGGGTTGTTCCAAGTACGATATTTTGGCGGAGGAAACCAAGGCTCTCAAGCCGCTTGCCAAGAAGAACAAGTTATTGGTCATCGCCCTCTCCCAAATCTCACGCCAAGGCCGAGACTACGAGAGGCCGACCATGGAGATGCTCAAGGGGGCCGGTGAACTGGAACAGACTGGAGACACAGTTGGTGGCCTCTGGGTTCCCGGTAACAATCCGGAACTGTCCGATGCGGAGCAGAAGAAGTTGGACGGCATCATTATGTTCGGCTTCCTCAAGCACCGCAGGGGCGCCAGAATCCGTGACGTAGCCCTCCGGTTCGATACCGCCACTACACG is a window of Selenomonadales bacterium 4137-cl DNA encoding:
- a CDS encoding peptidoglycan-binding protein, with protein sequence MKKVYIAAVLAVLLLVNATVLAAVAPTADKLLREGARGENVKMVQKLLADTGYYAGQIDGIFGGATLEAVRRFQTYNGLKADGVVGKETIAFLQRERTSATPNRYSRELTMTATAYTSEDDGNGSHTYRGNELRRGLAAVDPRVIPLGTRLFIKGYGYAIADDIGGAIKGNKIDLAFENRAEALQFGVQKVTVYILD
- a CDS encoding PaaI family thioesterase, whose amino-acid sequence is MTDRIDVLKEKLQNLYKRNPFVGLLKMKVEDVKEGEATLSMPIVQAIHGNLFGMAHGGATASLADTAMGLVCISLGKKVVTLDLNINYIYGATDGETVTAVAKVVHNGRQTVVVEAEHRDTAGRLLAKARGTFFVVGSIELG
- a CDS encoding alpha/beta hydrolase codes for the protein MSSVALNSGKPRELMIPTAVGNLNAALYPPEGSRRDYTVIFCHGFRGSKEGGGRASSLAARVAGLGFAALLFDFTPLSMLSAQVGELRAVVDYCRHEVGRQVILFGRSMGGSAALAVAAADKFIGGLCLWATPFDLHETFRLSLGDGYNRLLDGEPVSIADEFGELRLSPSFLHDFDRFDLLACATQVSGRPLLVVHGENDEIVPCRQAAVIFGQAGEPKSMAVIPGADHRFLHGHGQASAAVLAWLAASFPVGATDKPSCI
- a CDS encoding DMT family transporter; this translates as MDLVPAHLLPLLLALVSGVLMAVQGSLNTALSKTVGLWEATFVVHAVGTLVLLVVLYLLKMGQGDLGALPQAPWYSYLGGVISVFIIYLVAASIPRVGVANATTAIIVGQVLTAVIIDHVGGFGLQKIPCGWNQVAGLALLAVGAKLLLK
- a CDS encoding acyl-CoA dehydrogenase family protein; the protein is MDFNFTPDQLALKKMAQEVVAKEITPYALEMDHNGKMRPGLLEKLDEAGLVGLVVPEEFDGPGLDAVTIALIYEELGKGCAGVATSVAANALASYPVILMGTDAQKKHYFDIINSGKLAAFALTEPGAGSDAGAVATTAVKDGDDHYILNGTKCFITNGGIADVFVIFANARKSAGIRGLTAFIVDRGTPGFSVGKEEEKMGIRASNTCELILDNVRIPTTNRLGREGEGFKIAMKTLDAARPLVGAVSVGIAQAAFDAAVKYSKEREQFGKPIASFQLVQAMLADMAIAVETARLLVYKACWLKDQNLPFAKEAAMAKCYAADVAMKVTTDAVQVLGGYGYIKEYPTEKYMRDAKIMQIYEGTNQIQRLVIANQILY
- a CDS encoding site-specific integrase — encoded protein: MGKRGQNEGSIRKRKDGSWEGRYTTKSGERKSVYGKTRQEVNQKLSKILAEINRGTYIEPSKVCFSEVYENWKPFGLDPVADATKSQYLYLFNKHILPYFGGMKVSDINETTIQNFINEKNNDYAPYTVRMAKTLVASVLDIAVEDQLIARNPARSRKKIKLPKDKPDHEKSNPLELEDLQSLLDHAKKRLLPPNKGVKERKPDRRLAMALWLGSTCGFRRGEVLGLRKSDIDTRRKMIRPREAFGTVNGKGVKKGLKNETSYNPVLLTDSQCTVIQDYLKWHAEVFPNSIHLFPSTKNPSTPVSPRWFTKMVADTAVDAGLDGTRFHDMRHTHGYLMMESGADSFTVQERLRHKDYRSTRRYVKASARRQRAAVQNVVDLVQKVSEKDKKNGAD
- a CDS encoding helix-turn-helix domain-containing protein, with translation MIVDNLAEVRRLTYTVTELTQVLGVSYPTARKQVLEWKKTKKVPVRKVGREWRIPKESVHAWLRGTG
- a CDS encoding Rad52/Rad22 family DNA repair protein, which codes for MSKAETLKRLTAPFSPKDIEWRIMRRTKDGTKAAVMPFVDARTLEERLDAVVGPDNWSAQYSPVDMGVITIDTKNGPKEVDAKGFLCTITIRINAGENLIVRTNGAGCTDIEPIKGGITQAFRRACSSIGMGRYLYDLPDFWVPVDQYGKFTPPQLPAWALPSATPAPAAAAPDIEDDGEPDEDFDGSEPIDDDGSNDNDPLIDFGVNRGKRFSELTGRYVQWLASTWTPQPGNALHEHIKQLAVQRVAN
- a CDS encoding DnaB-like helicase C-terminal domain-containing protein — translated: MGNIAEVIIAKVDPVEYLTYNYGVKFRKEPRSYRSQCPVHDGSRGDSFSVLGNRLTCFACGFYGNIIDAVAEIEGIDQTSAIEKLANELNLPIGSYEEFQRQKTLAEQNKAKLAKYRRGITPYKDYLNGDRSISDETIEALQLGGDIDGIIIPLINLQGQVVAFARRNMNYKAKGQPKYTNTRNNELYEKAEFLYNFNRALKEMRKQRRVYVCEGYFDAAAADQQGLPCVAYASADLTRGHIKALNERAEDLYPQFTFFLAPDNDEEGQKRIPRMRDKFRQLAPRANVRVVLLPEGIKDFNDAHHAGIQIGELPTEPLDLYVLKKIVSDCQGEDEEFTAAKEFMSTVTNEIVKAECAKYLSHKWQRQEDTVQGWLQAKSNDDDMAKRFKEPEAAIDDLLALYASGAMTLGWETIDWGANSFYKTEVIILAARPGVAKTWIACMVALHLAIREKKRGIFFSLEMSAGSLYNRMVAIFLGKPMWEVEKLVKEKDPTVLNIKAALESRLYVVDDNDINVEMMDKIIAYANQRKFDEPCDFVVIDYMQFIKGCSKYDILAEETKALKPLAKKNKLLVIALSQISRQGRDYERPTMEMLKGAGELEQTGDTVGGLWVPGNNPELSDAEQKKLDGIIMFGFLKHRRGARIRDVALRFDTATTRIVEVKEQAEVVVQKKRRTQNAKPKDSAQS